CCTGCTCGATGAGCCGTGCCCCTGGCATCAGAGATTCTATGCCTTCCGCTGGCCGTTCATCCGGACCTATGACGGTCCGACTCATCATCGCTTCGTGCAGTTTTAGAGGTCCGTACCGGCCGTCGGTTTTTCAAGCCAAGCGACAAACTTGCGCGTCACGGGGTCTGCCGACCATTGAGGATTCAGCCGTTTCAGGAAGTAGAGCGGAGCGACGCCCGTTCTGGACGCTGCGTAGCTGATGACGCGGTGGCTTTCATCGGCGGCATAGGAAACCGCGCCACGCGGGTTTGGAATGACGTCATCGCACATGATGATCCCACCTGGGCGGCACATGTGCCAACTGTTACAGAAATCCCAGGCAACTTCGGGATAGAGGTGTCCACCATCCATCCAAATCAGATCATAGGGGCCAGTCGTCTTTTCAGGCAGGAAGAACGAGTTGGCTTCAACAAATGTGATGCCTGGCCGTCCGACTCGCTGGTCCCGCACGCTCTTGTATTCAGCCAGCGCTTCGGCTGTATCGCGCCGGTAGGAACTGGTCAGGATTGGATCGTCGTCCGGTAGGTCACAGGTGACGATCTGGGCCGCTGGAAACAGGGCCTTCAACAACAACGTGGTCTTGCCACGAAATGTGCCAATCTCGAGAATGTTGCGCACGGTTTGGCCGCGCGGCGTCAGACTGAGGGCAGCGAACAACAGCCAGTGTACCGAATCTGTTCCCGTCACATCGTCATACGGCTCGCTTTCGATCGCCGCGAGCGCGGTGTTCAGCTGGGCTCGCCCTGCATCGATGTCAAAGCCAAGGGCCGAGAATTTTGCCTTTTCTTCGGCCTGGTGGGTCGGCAAGTCGTAGCGCAGCCGTGCGATCTGCTGCCGTAGGGCGACCCAATATCGTCGGGGGTCAAGATAGTTGGTGAGCTTCATGGACTGGGAACCGTGGCGATGGGTGTTGTTAGATCATCCGGAATTGAGCCGAGCAGCCCGCGCATTTCTGCACCTCTTGATTGCTCGAAAACGCGGCGTAGATGATCCACACTCCGCATTCCAAATTATGTTATCGACCGCCTTGTGACTTGTGACAGTTGGCACATAGAATGGCGCTGACACCAGTTGGTCATTGATACCTCCGACGACTGGGGCGTACTGCAGTAAGCAGCAGATTCCGTGGGCAGAGAGCGTCTTTGAAACACCGTGTTCTGATTTTGGGCGGCGACGGCATGCTGGGGCATCAGCTCATACGCAAACTGTCCGATCGGTTTGATGTTATGGCAACGGTGCGCGGTCAGGCTGACAGTGTCTCCAAATACGATTTGTTCAGTCCGGATCGCACGTTTTTCGGATGCGATATACGTGAGCGGGACACGCTTGAGGGCATTGTCGCTGAAACCCAACCCAATGCCGTGATCAATGCAATCGGAATCGTCAAACAACGCCTTGCG
The DNA window shown above is from Hyphomicrobiales bacterium and carries:
- a CDS encoding class I SAM-dependent methyltransferase codes for the protein MKLTNYLDPRRYWVALRQQIARLRYDLPTHQAEEKAKFSALGFDIDAGRAQLNTALAAIESEPYDDVTGTDSVHWLLFAALSLTPRGQTVRNILEIGTFRGKTTLLLKALFPAAQIVTCDLPDDDPILTSSYRRDTAEALAEYKSVRDQRVGRPGITFVEANSFFLPEKTTGPYDLIWMDGGHLYPEVAWDFCNSWHMCRPGGIIMCDDVIPNPRGAVSYAADESHRVISYAASRTGVAPLYFLKRLNPQWSADPVTRKFVAWLEKPTAGTDL